A single Lolium perenne isolate Kyuss_39 chromosome 6, Kyuss_2.0, whole genome shotgun sequence DNA region contains:
- the LOC139832516 gene encoding uncharacterized protein — translation MDTESEDIQKACYDVLRKVSKNRRYILKRDYFDKVPANEVSIKSPVKDVSDEEWEALTALWVTPRHRNTCTKNKDSRAAVKFGQKTGSRSYAAHLYATREERRGEELDAVDIFKATHHSKKDGFSEEALAAIVKLFASVPSPFSVRRRSFEPAARRTHSSVRPDLLVWEPSAACSPRPLHSCFLKDFFTSPSTDSLTGRRLTIPPVNLFLRDSAASG, via the exons atggacacagagtcggaagacatccagaaggcttgctatgacgtactgcggaaagtgtcgaagaacaggcgctacatcctgaaaagggactacttcgacaaagtaccagcaaatgaagtcagcatcaagtcccctgttaaggatgtctcagatgaagaatgggaagctctaactgctctgtgggtaaccccaagacacagg aacacatgtaccaagaacaaggacagtcgtgctgcggtcaaatttggccaaaagactggctctcgtagctatgctgctcatctgtatgcaact agggaggagcgcagaggtgaagagctagatgcagtcgacatctttaaggcgacccatcacagcaagaaggatggtttctctgaggaagctctagctgcaatagtaa AGCTCTTTGCCTCCGTGCCttcgccgttctccgtccgccgccGCTCGTTCGAACccgccgcccggcgaactcactccTCCGTTCGGCCGGACCTCCTCGTGTGGGAACCTTCTGCAGCGTGCTCACCGCGTCCGCTGCATTCGTGTTTCCTCAAGGACTTcttcacctcgccgtcgacggactcCCTCACCGGCCGCAGGCTCACCATTCCTCCGGTGAACCTCTTCCTccgcgactccgccgcctcaggttag